One Stigmatopora nigra isolate UIUO_SnigA chromosome 1, RoL_Snig_1.1, whole genome shotgun sequence DNA segment encodes these proteins:
- the LOC144203847 gene encoding oxysterol-binding protein-related protein 2-like has translation MNSEEEFYDAETGLESDDSLEVSFKDALVFDGRAQVPGGSATNRHAVWRRRKILPAETISRPNFSVTSILRKCIGMELSKIAMPIVFNEPLSFLQRLSEYMEHTHLIQRACSLPDSIDRMQVIAAFAVSAVASQSERTGKPFNPLLGETFELTREDEGYRLISEQVSHHPPVSAFHAESLKQEFAFHGSVYPKLKFWGKSVEAEPKGTMTLELLKHKEAYTWTNPMCCIHNVIIGKLWIEQYGTVEIVNHSTGEKCVLNFKPCGMFGKEMHKVEGYIQDRSKKKRCIIYGKWTECMYSVEPKVYEAYKKADKKAGADSKKQKQESNCEDEKALQETVTVIPGSALLWRISPRPAHSAKMYNFSSFAVTLNELEPGMERLVAPTDCRHRPDIRAMESGDLDTASVEKERLEEKQRAARKERSKEEEEWSTRWFRLGTNPHTGAEEWLYTGGYFDRNFADCPRIY, from the exons ATGAACAGCGAGGAGGAGTTTTACGACGCCGAAACAG GGCTGGAGTCAGACGATTCCTTGGAAGTTAGTTTCAAGGATGCTCTGGTATTCGACGGTAGGGCGCAAGTCCCCGGTGGCTCTGCTACAAATCGCCATGCAGTGTGGCGGCGCAG gAAAATTCTGCCTGCCGAAACAATCAGCAGACCCAATTTCAGTGTGACAAGCATTTTGAGGAAATGTATCGGCATG GAGCTGTCCAAAATAGCCATGCCAATTGTGTTTAATGAGCCACTCAGCTTCCTCCAGAGACTCTCAGAGTACATGGAACACACACACCTCATCCAAAGAGCCTGCAGTTTGCCAGACTCGATAGACCGCATGCAG GTCATTGCTGCTTTTGCCGTTTCGGCTGTAGCATCTCAATCGGAACGGACTGGAAAGCCATTTAATCCTTTACTGGGGGAAACCTTTGAGCTCACAAG gGAGGACGAAGGGTACAGATTGATCTCAGAGCAGGTGAGCCACCACCCGCCTGTCAGTGCCTTCCATGCAGAGTCTCTGAAGCAAGAATTCGCATTCCATGGATCGGTTTACCCCAAACTCAAGTTCTGGGGCAAAAGTGTGGAGGCCGAGCCCAAAGGCACCATGACGCTGGAGTTACTAAA ACATAAAGAAGCATACACGTGGACCAACCCAATGTGCTGCATTCATAACGTCATCATCGGAAAGCTCTGGATCGAGCAGTATGGAACGGTAGAGATTGTTAACCACAG CACGGGAGAAAAATGTGTGTTGAATTTCAAACCGTGCGGAATGTTCGGGAAAGAGATGCACAAAGTGGAGGGTTACATACAAGACAGAAG TAAGAAGAAACGGTGCATCATTTACGGCAAGTGGACCGAGTGCATGTACAGTGTGGAGCCCAAGGTTTATGAGGCATACAAGAAGGCTGACAAAAAGGCAGGAGCAGACTCAAAGAAACAGAAGCAG GAAAGTAATTGCGAAGATGAGAAAGCATTGCAAGAGACTGTGACTGTGATACCAGGAAGTGCCTTACTCTGGAGGATTTCACCACGTCCCGCTCACTCAGCAAAG ATGTACAATTTTTCCAGCTTTGCCGTGACCCTCAATGAGTTGGAGCCCGGCATGGAGCGACTAGTGGCGCCTACCGACTGCCGGCACAGGCCGGATATCCGAGCCATGGAGAGCGGAGACCTAG ACACGGCAAGTGTGGAGAAAGAGCGCCTGGAGGAGAAACAGAGGGCTGCCCGCAAAGAGCGATCcaaggaggaagaggagtggTCGACTAG GTGGTTTCGACTGGGAACCAATCCTCATACTGGTGCTGAAGAGTGGCTGTACACAGGTGGATACTTTGACCGAAACTTTGCTGACTGTCCCAGAATTTACTGA
- the LOC144205721 gene encoding uncharacterized protein LOC144205721 isoform X2 translates to MNRDRNKSVKSAPRSQKTSKVSQQGTIQRKPKEPKCKDNLIIGEQRGASVNHGDSVKSTGKRPGCPAASSRKRSPGARRKLSDASNTSEDLGKDSGCFSGKTSPESSSEMSDWTCEGNKRDSPVSDKELSWADGGAYEAGPVSGGKDDGIRRGQAALTACFSPVDAPGGDLALGKSSGAFMDLIMAETTDDLVREVEDVRSENEYLRDEVEELRCEMLEMRDVFQEEETRQLQDLRQQLEQANKTCRILQYRLRKAERRSIRVAQTGQVDGELIRTLEHDIKVAKSASLRLYNELEVVQKKNGHLEWENEMLREKTQELEVAKHVLQAELEKVRESFIKKRNTRSSAGKTERRLSQQMEDDSDVRCQLHFAKEELALMCKKLTKLVSDNEIMREQLLRYRSAYGDLDASQLPEGRQKSPYAREAEVKVHLKLVEEEAMLLSRRIVELEVENRGLRAEMHDLTERDEGRMEEVDTKNVLEQRPSPYTLRKNRKERGASLKTASAAHDEKTAVETTSAWSQAQTEGQLPSCHITREGPVGGEGDPSESVANKSADGSRTVTTATDYATFAALRDHSCILSSAIQLMRTPPQNGCSSPPSLVFPGPLSEALELLQAMLQAFIVRMEMFLNGQNCSQQEVWDSNLFSSFSGDCAANLALRESPGKQECGDQVLHFDKNERAKQMTQSSPFKWNLKMQVAMKILWILHRWCQESVPESKEAKAKRLTLLQGLLQSIGADLQEETLEDRSRVQNKASECAASFVNADEGNPDRDRIYSAIRQKLKKQLSPHSYKRKNWCYLSLQAAVLDQEQPVKTWDHLIMPLSFPDLDFEQMFVSRSHTAPDKSALRIYYSPPSKRRVQLAQLKQSSESDRESINTQSPWCTPPTSFSTPCGGSSANLSDDMKEMAASWRQVAHAGSRVNKARSENRGPDVTCSGTQTYLRPLMVSVGVQTEGPHVRNSPSRAGDSPLVSSRSRCVSASLDRLTSRPERSRLATSSPKLYRSQSASGSSSNLSSSNTRIRTQWNHQSQSGQMSHRSAAGQNISLLLNDCPTGQSLKPPNKSPGGLVTEFLRRVSGRAERPVPGSAQKMKSSPERIPVRATASQLSRSDSVTGIVNHRFMRQREEVSHTQSKENRANGRNRTTYALRSTVAEDGNYDCGSSSTLTFCFARPFRSTPRQTSNQIKITRCQNAKSNCE, encoded by the exons ATGAACCGAGATCGGAACAAATCCGTAAAGAGTGCGCCCCGGAGCCAGAAGACATCTAAGGTGTCCCAACAGGGAACTATCCAAAGAAAGCCCAAAGAGCCCAAATGCAAAGACAACTTAATAATTGGTGAACAAAGAGGAGCATCGGTAAATCATGGAGACTCGGTGAAATCTACGGGAAAACGTCCTGGCTGCCCCGCCGCATCATCTCGGAAGAGAAGCCCTGGTGCCCGGAGGAAACTTTCTGACGCCAGCAACACTTCCGAGGACCTGGGTAAAGACTCTGGCTGCTTCTCGGGGAAGACTTCCCCCGAGAGTAGCTCAGAAATGTCCGATTGGACGTGCGAGGGCAACAAGCGCGACTCTCCCGTCAGCGATAAAGAATTAAGTTGGGCTGACGGGGGAGCTTACGAGGCGGGACCGGTCAGCGGGGGCAAAGACGACGGCATACGGCGAGGTCAAGCCGCACTGACCGCCTGCTTTTCCCCGGTGGATGCCCCCGGAGGAGACCTCGCTTTGGGCAAGTCCTCGGGGGCATTTATGGATCTCATTATGGCCGAGACCACCGATGACCTGGTCAGGGAGGTGGAAGATGTCAGGTCAGAGAATGAGTATTTGAGG GATGAGGTGGAGGAGCTGCGCTGCGAGATGTTGGAGATGCGCGACGTGTTCCAGGAGGAGGAGACGCGGCAGCTGCAAGATCTCCGccagcaactggaacaggccaaCAAGACATGTCGTATCCTCCAGTACCGTCTCCGTAAAGCTGAGCGGCGCAGCATCAGAGTGGCCCAGACGGGGCAGGTGGACGGGGAGCTGATCAGAACTCTTGAACACGATATTAAA GTTGCCAAGAGCGCCTCATTGCGATTGTACAACGAGCTGGAGGTTGTGCAGAAGAAGAATGGCCACTTGGAATGGGAGAATGAAATGCTTCGAGAGAAGACACAAGAACTGGAGGTGGCCAAACATGTCTTGCAGGCCGAGTTGGAGAAAGTCAGAGAG aGTTTTATAAAGAAGCGTAACACCAGATCATCAGCCGGCAAAACCGAGCGGAGGCTCTCTCAACAGATggag GATGACAGCGATGTCAGATGCCAACTCCATTTTGCCAAAGAAGAATTGGCTCTCATGTGTAAGAAGCTCACAAAATTGGTGTCGGATAATGAAATCATGCGCGAGCAGCTGCTCAGGTACCGCTCAGCGTACGGCGATTTGGATGCCTCCCAGTTGCCCGAGGGCAGACAAAAATCCCCCTATGCCAGGGAGGCGGAGGTCAAAGTTCACTTAAAACTGGTGGAAGAGGAGGCCATGCTCTTGAGCCGACGTATTGTCGAGCTTGAGGTGGAGAACCGTGGGCTGCGAGCAGAAATGCACGATTTGACAGAAAGAGATGAAGGAAGAATGGAGGAGGTGGACACGAAGAATGTTTTAGAACAACGTCCATCACCTTACACTTTGAGGAAGAACCGAAAAGAAAGGGGTGCGAGTTTGAAAACGGCAAGTGCTGCGCACGATGAGAAGACAGCAGTGGAAACGACGTCGGCATGGAGCCAAGCGCAGACGGAAGGGCAGCTCCCTTCCTGTCACATTACAAGAGAAGGGCCCGTGGGGGGTGAGGGGGACCCGTCGGAGAGTGTTGCCAATAAGTCGGCCGACGGCAGCCGTACAGTGACGACCGCCACGGATTACGCAACTTTTGCCGCTCTCCGAGATCATTCCTGCATTTTGAGTTCTGCTATCCAGCTCATGAGAACTCCACCCCAAAATGGCTGTAGCTCACCACCATCGTTAGTCTTCCCGGGGCCTTTGAGTGAAGCGTTGGAACTTCTGCAGGCCATGCTGCAAGCTTTCATTGTGAGGATGGAGATGTTTCTGAATGGGCAAAATTGCTCTCAACAAGAAGTTTGGGATTCCAACTTGTTCTCATCTTTTAGTGGAGATTGCGCTGCCAATCTAGCTTTACGGGAGTCGCCAGGAAAGCAGGAATGTGGTGATCAAGTTCTCCACTTTGACAAAAATGAGCGAGCGAAACAAATGACACAAAGTTCGCCCTTCAAATGGAACCTGAAAATGCAGGTAGCGATGAAGATTCTGTGGATCCTCCATCGGTGGTGCCAAGAGTCGGTACCGGAATCAAAAGAG GCGAAGGCTAAGCGTTTGACCTTATTGCAAGGTTTGTTGCAAAGCATCGGCGCTGACCTCCAGGAGGAAACTCTGGAAGACCGGTCCCGTGTTCAGAATAAGGCATCTGAG tgTGCTGCCAGCTTTGTCAATGCTGATGAAGGAAACCCTGATCGGGACAG GATATACAGCGCCATCAGACAGAAACTTAAGAAGCAGCTTTCTCCACACTCTTACAAGAGGAAAAACTGGTGTTATCTAAGTCTCCAGGCCGCTGTGTTGGATCAAGAACAGCCCGTTAAGACGTGGGACCATCTCATCATGCCGCTTAGCTTCCCCGACCTCGACTTTGAGCAGATGTTCGTGTCGAGAAGCCACACTGCACCAGATAAATCAGCTCTGCGCATTTACTACAGTCCCCCGTCCAAGCGTCGAGTCCAGCTAGCTCAGCTCAAGCAGAGCTCCGAAAGCGACAGAGAATCCATAAACACGCAGTCTCCATGGTGCACGCCGCCCACTTCTTTTTCAACGCCCTGTGGGGGCTCTTCGGCCAACCTGAGCGACGACATGAAGGAGATGGCGGCCAGTTGGAGGCAGGTGGCTCACGCCGGCTCGCGCGTGAATAAAGCACGATCGGAAAATCGGGGGCCGGACGTGACCTGCTCTGGCACTCAGACTTACTTGAGGCCGCTGATGGTGAGTGTCGGTGTGCAAACTGAAGGACCCCATGTGAGAAACAGTCCCTCTCGGGCGGGCGACTCCCCCCTGGTGTCGTCTCGCTCTCGCTGTGTCTCCGCTTCACTGGACAGACTGACAAGCAGACCCGAGAGGTCAAGGCTCGCTACCTCGTCCCCCAAATTGTACCGAAGTCAATCGGCATCAGGTTCCTCGTCTAATTTGAGCTCATCAAACACTCGCATTCGAACACAGTGGAATCACCAAAGCCAGTCTGGCCAAATGAGTCACAGATCCGCAGCAGGACAGAACATCAGTCTTCTTCTAAACGACTGCCCAACAGGCCAAAGCCTCAAGCCCCCCAACAAATCTCCAGGGGGTTTGGTCACTGAGTTTCTTCGTCGAGTGAGCGGTCGTGCAGAAAGACCGGTACCAGGCTCAGCCCAGAAGATGAAGAGTAGCCCAGAGAGGATTCCCGTGAGGGCTACTGCATCCCAATTGTCGAGGAGCGACAGCGTGACCGGCATCGTCAACCATAGGTTCATGAGGCAAAGAGAGGAGGTCAGTCATACCCAATCAAAAGAGAATCGGGCCAACGGGCGTAACCGGACCACATATGCCTTGAGATCTACTGTGGCGGAG GATGGAAACTACGACTGCGGTTCAAGCAGCACCTTGACCTTCTGCTTCGCTCGTCCATTTCGATCCACGCCGAGACAAACGTCCAACCAGATCAAAATCACAAGATGCCAGAATGCAAAGTCAAACTGCGAGTGA
- the LOC144205721 gene encoding uncharacterized protein LOC144205721 isoform X1: MNRDRNKSVKSAPRSQKTSKVSQQGTIQRKPKEPKCKDNLIIGEQRGASVNHGDSVKSTGKRPGCPAASSRKRSPGARRKLSDASNTSEDLGKDSGCFSGKTSPESSSEMSDWTCEGNKRDSPVSDKELSWADGGAYEAGPVSGGKDDGIRRGQAALTACFSPVDAPGGDLALGKSSGAFMDLIMAETTDDLVREVEDVRSENEYLRDEVEELRCEMLEMRDVFQEEETRQLQDLRQQLEQANKTCRILQYRLRKAERRSIRVAQTGQVDGELIRTLEHDIKVAKSASLRLYNELEVVQKKNGHLEWENEMLREKTQELEVAKHVLQAELEKVRESFIKKRNTRSSAGKTERRLSQQMEDDSDVRCQLHFAKEELALMCKKLTKLVSDNEIMREQLLRYRSAYGDLDASQLPEGRQKSPYAREAEVKVHLKLVEEEAMLLSRRIVELEVENRGLRAEMHDLTERDEGRMEEVDTKNVLEQRPSPYTLRKNRKERGASLKTASAAHDEKTAVETTSAWSQAQTEGQLPSCHITREGPVGGEGDPSESVANKSADGSRTVTTATDYATFAALRDHSCILSSAIQLMRTPPQNGCSSPPSLVFPGPLSEALELLQAMLQAFIVRMEMFLNGQNCSQQEVWDSNLFSSFSGDCAANLALRESPGKQECGDQVLHFDKNERAKQMTQSSPFKWNLKMQVAMKILWILHRWCQESVPESKEAKAKRLTLLQGLLQSIGADLQEETLEDRSRVQNKASECAASFVNADEGNPDRDSRIYSAIRQKLKKQLSPHSYKRKNWCYLSLQAAVLDQEQPVKTWDHLIMPLSFPDLDFEQMFVSRSHTAPDKSALRIYYSPPSKRRVQLAQLKQSSESDRESINTQSPWCTPPTSFSTPCGGSSANLSDDMKEMAASWRQVAHAGSRVNKARSENRGPDVTCSGTQTYLRPLMVSVGVQTEGPHVRNSPSRAGDSPLVSSRSRCVSASLDRLTSRPERSRLATSSPKLYRSQSASGSSSNLSSSNTRIRTQWNHQSQSGQMSHRSAAGQNISLLLNDCPTGQSLKPPNKSPGGLVTEFLRRVSGRAERPVPGSAQKMKSSPERIPVRATASQLSRSDSVTGIVNHRFMRQREEVSHTQSKENRANGRNRTTYALRSTVAEDGNYDCGSSSTLTFCFARPFRSTPRQTSNQIKITRCQNAKSNCE, encoded by the exons ATGAACCGAGATCGGAACAAATCCGTAAAGAGTGCGCCCCGGAGCCAGAAGACATCTAAGGTGTCCCAACAGGGAACTATCCAAAGAAAGCCCAAAGAGCCCAAATGCAAAGACAACTTAATAATTGGTGAACAAAGAGGAGCATCGGTAAATCATGGAGACTCGGTGAAATCTACGGGAAAACGTCCTGGCTGCCCCGCCGCATCATCTCGGAAGAGAAGCCCTGGTGCCCGGAGGAAACTTTCTGACGCCAGCAACACTTCCGAGGACCTGGGTAAAGACTCTGGCTGCTTCTCGGGGAAGACTTCCCCCGAGAGTAGCTCAGAAATGTCCGATTGGACGTGCGAGGGCAACAAGCGCGACTCTCCCGTCAGCGATAAAGAATTAAGTTGGGCTGACGGGGGAGCTTACGAGGCGGGACCGGTCAGCGGGGGCAAAGACGACGGCATACGGCGAGGTCAAGCCGCACTGACCGCCTGCTTTTCCCCGGTGGATGCCCCCGGAGGAGACCTCGCTTTGGGCAAGTCCTCGGGGGCATTTATGGATCTCATTATGGCCGAGACCACCGATGACCTGGTCAGGGAGGTGGAAGATGTCAGGTCAGAGAATGAGTATTTGAGG GATGAGGTGGAGGAGCTGCGCTGCGAGATGTTGGAGATGCGCGACGTGTTCCAGGAGGAGGAGACGCGGCAGCTGCAAGATCTCCGccagcaactggaacaggccaaCAAGACATGTCGTATCCTCCAGTACCGTCTCCGTAAAGCTGAGCGGCGCAGCATCAGAGTGGCCCAGACGGGGCAGGTGGACGGGGAGCTGATCAGAACTCTTGAACACGATATTAAA GTTGCCAAGAGCGCCTCATTGCGATTGTACAACGAGCTGGAGGTTGTGCAGAAGAAGAATGGCCACTTGGAATGGGAGAATGAAATGCTTCGAGAGAAGACACAAGAACTGGAGGTGGCCAAACATGTCTTGCAGGCCGAGTTGGAGAAAGTCAGAGAG aGTTTTATAAAGAAGCGTAACACCAGATCATCAGCCGGCAAAACCGAGCGGAGGCTCTCTCAACAGATggag GATGACAGCGATGTCAGATGCCAACTCCATTTTGCCAAAGAAGAATTGGCTCTCATGTGTAAGAAGCTCACAAAATTGGTGTCGGATAATGAAATCATGCGCGAGCAGCTGCTCAGGTACCGCTCAGCGTACGGCGATTTGGATGCCTCCCAGTTGCCCGAGGGCAGACAAAAATCCCCCTATGCCAGGGAGGCGGAGGTCAAAGTTCACTTAAAACTGGTGGAAGAGGAGGCCATGCTCTTGAGCCGACGTATTGTCGAGCTTGAGGTGGAGAACCGTGGGCTGCGAGCAGAAATGCACGATTTGACAGAAAGAGATGAAGGAAGAATGGAGGAGGTGGACACGAAGAATGTTTTAGAACAACGTCCATCACCTTACACTTTGAGGAAGAACCGAAAAGAAAGGGGTGCGAGTTTGAAAACGGCAAGTGCTGCGCACGATGAGAAGACAGCAGTGGAAACGACGTCGGCATGGAGCCAAGCGCAGACGGAAGGGCAGCTCCCTTCCTGTCACATTACAAGAGAAGGGCCCGTGGGGGGTGAGGGGGACCCGTCGGAGAGTGTTGCCAATAAGTCGGCCGACGGCAGCCGTACAGTGACGACCGCCACGGATTACGCAACTTTTGCCGCTCTCCGAGATCATTCCTGCATTTTGAGTTCTGCTATCCAGCTCATGAGAACTCCACCCCAAAATGGCTGTAGCTCACCACCATCGTTAGTCTTCCCGGGGCCTTTGAGTGAAGCGTTGGAACTTCTGCAGGCCATGCTGCAAGCTTTCATTGTGAGGATGGAGATGTTTCTGAATGGGCAAAATTGCTCTCAACAAGAAGTTTGGGATTCCAACTTGTTCTCATCTTTTAGTGGAGATTGCGCTGCCAATCTAGCTTTACGGGAGTCGCCAGGAAAGCAGGAATGTGGTGATCAAGTTCTCCACTTTGACAAAAATGAGCGAGCGAAACAAATGACACAAAGTTCGCCCTTCAAATGGAACCTGAAAATGCAGGTAGCGATGAAGATTCTGTGGATCCTCCATCGGTGGTGCCAAGAGTCGGTACCGGAATCAAAAGAG GCGAAGGCTAAGCGTTTGACCTTATTGCAAGGTTTGTTGCAAAGCATCGGCGCTGACCTCCAGGAGGAAACTCTGGAAGACCGGTCCCGTGTTCAGAATAAGGCATCTGAG tgTGCTGCCAGCTTTGTCAATGCTGATGAAGGAAACCCTGATCGGGACAG CAGGATATACAGCGCCATCAGACAGAAACTTAAGAAGCAGCTTTCTCCACACTCTTACAAGAGGAAAAACTGGTGTTATCTAAGTCTCCAGGCCGCTGTGTTGGATCAAGAACAGCCCGTTAAGACGTGGGACCATCTCATCATGCCGCTTAGCTTCCCCGACCTCGACTTTGAGCAGATGTTCGTGTCGAGAAGCCACACTGCACCAGATAAATCAGCTCTGCGCATTTACTACAGTCCCCCGTCCAAGCGTCGAGTCCAGCTAGCTCAGCTCAAGCAGAGCTCCGAAAGCGACAGAGAATCCATAAACACGCAGTCTCCATGGTGCACGCCGCCCACTTCTTTTTCAACGCCCTGTGGGGGCTCTTCGGCCAACCTGAGCGACGACATGAAGGAGATGGCGGCCAGTTGGAGGCAGGTGGCTCACGCCGGCTCGCGCGTGAATAAAGCACGATCGGAAAATCGGGGGCCGGACGTGACCTGCTCTGGCACTCAGACTTACTTGAGGCCGCTGATGGTGAGTGTCGGTGTGCAAACTGAAGGACCCCATGTGAGAAACAGTCCCTCTCGGGCGGGCGACTCCCCCCTGGTGTCGTCTCGCTCTCGCTGTGTCTCCGCTTCACTGGACAGACTGACAAGCAGACCCGAGAGGTCAAGGCTCGCTACCTCGTCCCCCAAATTGTACCGAAGTCAATCGGCATCAGGTTCCTCGTCTAATTTGAGCTCATCAAACACTCGCATTCGAACACAGTGGAATCACCAAAGCCAGTCTGGCCAAATGAGTCACAGATCCGCAGCAGGACAGAACATCAGTCTTCTTCTAAACGACTGCCCAACAGGCCAAAGCCTCAAGCCCCCCAACAAATCTCCAGGGGGTTTGGTCACTGAGTTTCTTCGTCGAGTGAGCGGTCGTGCAGAAAGACCGGTACCAGGCTCAGCCCAGAAGATGAAGAGTAGCCCAGAGAGGATTCCCGTGAGGGCTACTGCATCCCAATTGTCGAGGAGCGACAGCGTGACCGGCATCGTCAACCATAGGTTCATGAGGCAAAGAGAGGAGGTCAGTCATACCCAATCAAAAGAGAATCGGGCCAACGGGCGTAACCGGACCACATATGCCTTGAGATCTACTGTGGCGGAG GATGGAAACTACGACTGCGGTTCAAGCAGCACCTTGACCTTCTGCTTCGCTCGTCCATTTCGATCCACGCCGAGACAAACGTCCAACCAGATCAAAATCACAAGATGCCAGAATGCAAAGTCAAACTGCGAGTGA
- the gtsf1 gene encoding gametocyte-specific factor 1 isoform X2 — protein sequence MATIKFGSSIEASCQAHVKVSTLNEELVDNDDTNPARLVPCPFDKSHQIRICRFPYHIIKCKKNHPQLAKQMKTCSFNACHVMPKHELDEHTKTCPNRIALFTEEDGGEKCRKWELPASSHAPITPDPSEDWEKEADETVIPFIWGESSLACKLPV from the exons ATGGCAACAATCAAGTTCGGGAGCAGCATTGAAGCTTCTTGTCAGGCCCATGTTAAAGTGTCAACATTAAATGAAGAACTCG TGGACAATGACGACACAAACCCAGCAAGGCTTGTCCCGTGTCCATTTGACAAGAGCCACCAGATCAGAATTTGTCGCTTCCCTTACCACATTATTAAATGCAAAAAG AACCATCCTCAACTTGCCAAGCAAATGAAAACCTGCTCTTTCAATGCCTGCCACGTGATGCCAAAGCATGAGCTGGACGAACACACTAAAACTTGTCCCAACAGGATTGCACTGTTCACCGAGGAGG ATGGAGGCGAGAAATGTAGAAAATGGGAGCTTCCGGCCTCGTCTCATGCTCCAATCACCCCAGACCCTAGTGAAGACTGGGAAAAGG AAGCCGACGAGACAGTCATTCCATTTATTTGGGGTGAAAGTTCACTTGCCTGCAAGCTGCCAGTGTAA
- the gtsf1 gene encoding uncharacterized protein gtsf1 isoform X1 encodes MATIKFGSSIEASCQAHVKVSTLNEELVDNDDTNPARLVPCPFDKSHQIRICRFPYHIIKCKKNHPQLAKQMKTCSFNACHVMPKHELDEHTKTCPNRIALFTEEVCRQMEARNVENGSFRPRLMLQSPQTLVKTGKRKPTRQSFHLFGVKVHLPASCQCK; translated from the exons ATGGCAACAATCAAGTTCGGGAGCAGCATTGAAGCTTCTTGTCAGGCCCATGTTAAAGTGTCAACATTAAATGAAGAACTCG TGGACAATGACGACACAAACCCAGCAAGGCTTGTCCCGTGTCCATTTGACAAGAGCCACCAGATCAGAATTTGTCGCTTCCCTTACCACATTATTAAATGCAAAAAG AACCATCCTCAACTTGCCAAGCAAATGAAAACCTGCTCTTTCAATGCCTGCCACGTGATGCCAAAGCATGAGCTGGACGAACACACTAAAACTTGTCCCAACAGGATTGCACTGTTCACCGAGGAGG TCTGTCGGCAGATGGAGGCGAGAAATGTAGAAAATGGGAGCTTCCGGCCTCGTCTCATGCTCCAATCACCCCAGACCCTAGTGAAGACTGGGAAAAGG AAGCCGACGAGACAGTCATTCCATTTATTTGGGGTGAAAGTTCACTTGCCTGCAAGCTGCCAGTGTAAGTGA